From a region of the Streptomyces sp. NBC_01454 genome:
- the moeZ gene encoding adenylyltransferase/sulfurtransferase MoeZ, which translates to MSLPPLVEPASELTVDEVRRYSRHLIIPDVGMDGQKRLKNAKVLCVGAGGLGSPALMYLAAAGVGTLGIVEFDEVDESNLQRQIIHSQADIGRSKAASAKDTVLGINPYVTVNLHEERLDSTNVMELFAQYDLIVDGTDNFATRYLVNDACVLLNKPYVWGSIYRFDGQASVFWSEHGPCYRCLYPEPPPPGMVPSCAEGGVLGVLCASIGSIQVNEAIKLLAGIGDPLVGRLMIYDALEMTYRQVKVRKDPDCAICGENPTVTELIDYEAFCGVVSEEAQEAAAGSTITPRQLKEWIDGDEKIEIIDVREPNEFEIVSIPGARLIPKNEFLMGTALQDLPQDRKIVLHCKTGVRSAEVLAVLKSAGFADAVHVGGGVIGWVHTVEPEKPVY; encoded by the coding sequence GTGTCGCTGCCACCCCTGGTCGAGCCCGCTTCCGAGCTCACCGTCGATGAGGTCCGCAGGTACTCCCGCCACCTGATCATCCCTGATGTCGGGATGGACGGGCAGAAGCGGCTGAAGAACGCCAAGGTGCTGTGCGTCGGCGCCGGCGGCCTGGGCTCGCCCGCGCTGATGTATCTGGCCGCGGCCGGCGTCGGCACGCTCGGCATCGTGGAGTTCGACGAGGTCGACGAGTCGAACCTGCAGCGCCAGATCATCCACAGCCAGGCGGACATCGGCCGCTCCAAGGCGGCTTCCGCCAAGGACACGGTGCTGGGCATCAACCCGTACGTCACCGTCAACCTCCACGAAGAGCGCCTGGACTCCACGAACGTCATGGAGCTGTTCGCGCAGTACGACCTGATCGTGGACGGCACCGACAACTTCGCCACCCGTTACCTGGTCAACGACGCCTGTGTGCTGCTGAACAAGCCGTACGTCTGGGGTTCGATCTACCGCTTCGACGGTCAGGCGTCGGTGTTCTGGAGCGAGCACGGCCCCTGCTACCGCTGCCTGTACCCGGAGCCCCCGCCGCCCGGCATGGTGCCCTCCTGCGCCGAGGGCGGCGTCCTGGGTGTGCTGTGCGCCTCCATCGGCTCCATCCAGGTCAACGAGGCCATCAAGCTGCTCGCCGGCATCGGCGACCCGCTCGTCGGCCGCCTGATGATCTATGACGCGCTGGAGATGACCTACCGCCAGGTCAAGGTCCGCAAGGACCCCGACTGCGCGATCTGCGGGGAGAACCCCACCGTCACCGAGCTCATCGACTACGAAGCGTTCTGCGGCGTGGTCTCCGAGGAGGCCCAGGAGGCGGCCGCCGGCTCGACGATCACTCCCCGGCAGCTCAAGGAATGGATCGACGGCGACGAGAAGATCGAGATCATCGACGTCCGCGAGCCGAACGAGTTCGAGATCGTCTCGATCCCCGGTGCCCGGCTGATCCCGAAGAACGAGTTCCTCATGGGCACCGCCCTGCAGGACCTCCCGCAGGACCGGAAGATCGTCCTGCACTGCAAGACGGGCGTCCGCTCGGCGGAGGTCCTGGCCGTGCTGAAGTCCGCGGGCTTCGCCGACGCCGTGCACGTCGGCGGCGGCGTCATCGGCTGGGTCCACACGGTCGAGCCGGAGAAGCCGGTCTACTGA
- a CDS encoding alpha/beta fold hydrolase: MSSTESPDTATAALPVPPAGAGRRGGAETVRTVTLPGLTLALRAPDGPPAGPAAPGAADGAAARAREPALYVHGLGGSSQNWSDLMPLLADRLDGEAVDLPGFGLSPPPDDGNYSVSAQARALIRHLDAAGRGPVHLLGNSMGGAAATRVAAVRPDLVRTLTLISPALPELRPQRTAVPTALLAVPGIARLFGRLTHDWTPERRTREVLALCYGAPGRVSPEGFNSAADEYARRLELPYFWEVMERSARGLVNAYTLGGQHNLWRQAERVLAPTLLVYGGRDRLVSFRMARRAAAAFRGARMLTLPEAGHVAMMEYPEAVARAVRELLDSEETDATADAGRS, from the coding sequence ATGTCTTCGACCGAGTCGCCGGACACCGCGACCGCCGCCCTTCCGGTACCCCCGGCGGGTGCCGGCCGGCGCGGCGGGGCGGAGACGGTGCGCACCGTGACCCTGCCCGGTCTGACGCTGGCCCTGCGGGCGCCGGACGGACCTCCCGCGGGGCCCGCCGCCCCCGGCGCGGCGGACGGCGCCGCCGCCCGCGCGCGAGAGCCCGCCCTCTACGTCCACGGCCTCGGCGGGTCCTCGCAGAACTGGTCGGATCTGATGCCGCTGCTCGCCGACCGGCTGGACGGCGAGGCGGTCGACCTGCCCGGCTTCGGGCTGTCACCGCCGCCGGACGACGGCAACTACTCCGTCTCGGCGCAGGCCCGCGCGCTCATCCGCCATCTCGACGCGGCCGGGCGCGGCCCCGTCCACCTCCTCGGCAACTCCATGGGCGGCGCGGCGGCGACCCGGGTGGCGGCGGTGCGCCCCGATCTCGTGCGCACCCTGACACTGATCTCCCCGGCGCTGCCCGAGCTGCGGCCGCAGCGGACGGCGGTGCCCACGGCGCTGCTCGCGGTCCCCGGCATCGCCCGGCTCTTCGGCCGGCTCACCCATGACTGGACGCCCGAGCGCCGTACCCGTGAGGTGCTGGCGCTGTGTTACGGCGCCCCCGGCCGGGTCAGCCCGGAAGGGTTCAACTCCGCGGCCGACGAATACGCGCGGCGTCTGGAACTCCCGTATTTCTGGGAGGTGATGGAGCGCTCGGCCCGCGGGTTGGTGAACGCCTACACGCTGGGCGGACAGCATAATTTGTGGCGTCAGGCAGAGCGCGTACTCGCCCCCACGCTTCTCGTCTACGGTGGACGCGACCGCCTGGTCTCCTTCCGGATGGCGCGGCGGGCGGCCGCGGCGTTCCGCGGTGCGCGGATGCTGACGCTTCCGGAGGCGGGGCATGTGGCGATGATGGAGTACCCCGAGGCGGTGGCGCGGGCCGTCCGCGAACTGCTGGACAGTGAAGAAACCGATGCGACCGCAGATGCGGGCAGGAGCTGA
- a CDS encoding NAD-dependent epimerase/dehydratase family protein, which produces MRVLLIGANGYLGRYVADRLLADPAVQLTALGRGDDADVRFDLASGSPGALTRFLDAVHPGVVVNCAGATRGGARELTRHNTVAVATVCESLRRSSCGARLVHLGCASEYGPSQPGSSTAEDAVPRPGGPYGVSKLAATELVLGSDLDAVVLRIFSPVGPGTPAGSPLGRLAEAMRRAMQSGDSELKLGGLGVQRDFVDVRDVARAVHAASLSAAQGVVNIGTGRAVRLREAASVLARVAGFGGALHEIDSPPARLVIPGPSPEHPVGSPPATYPYPDGCGTWQQADVRTARDRLGWRPRIGLEESLADIWMEAACRI; this is translated from the coding sequence ATGAGGGTGCTGCTCATCGGCGCCAACGGCTACCTGGGCCGCTATGTCGCCGACCGTCTGCTCGCCGACCCGGCCGTCCAGCTCACCGCCCTGGGGCGCGGCGACGACGCCGATGTCCGCTTCGACCTGGCCTCCGGCAGCCCCGGGGCGCTCACCCGCTTCCTCGACGCGGTCCACCCCGGGGTCGTCGTCAACTGCGCCGGTGCCACCCGCGGCGGCGCCCGCGAACTGACCCGGCACAACACCGTCGCGGTCGCCACCGTCTGCGAGTCGCTGCGCCGCAGCAGCTGCGGCGCCCGGCTGGTCCACCTGGGCTGCGCGTCCGAGTACGGGCCCTCCCAGCCCGGCTCGTCCACCGCCGAGGACGCGGTGCCCCGTCCCGGCGGTCCGTACGGCGTCAGCAAACTCGCCGCCACCGAACTCGTCCTGGGCTCCGACCTCGACGCGGTCGTGCTGCGGATCTTCTCGCCGGTCGGCCCGGGCACCCCGGCGGGATCGCCGCTCGGCCGGCTCGCCGAGGCGATGCGCCGCGCCATGCAGTCCGGCGACAGCGAGCTCAAGCTCGGCGGGCTCGGCGTGCAGCGGGACTTCGTCGACGTCCGCGACGTGGCCCGTGCGGTGCACGCCGCCTCGCTGTCCGCCGCGCAGGGCGTCGTCAACATCGGGACCGGCCGCGCCGTCCGGCTGCGCGAGGCCGCGTCCGTGCTGGCCCGGGTCGCCGGCTTCGGCGGCGCGCTCCACGAGATCGACTCCCCGCCCGCCCGGCTCGTCATCCCCGGCCCGTCCCCCGAGCACCCGGTCGGCTCGCCGCCCGCCACCTACCCGTATCCGGACGGCTGTGGCACCTGGCAGCAGGCCGATGTGCGCACCGCCCGCGACCGGCTCGGCTGGCGCCCCCGGATCGGGCTGGAGGAGTCCCTCGCGGACATCTGGATGGAGGCGGCATGTCGCATCTGA
- a CDS encoding DUF3492 domain-containing protein: MRIGLLTEGGYPYAYGESHAWCDRLVRGLTGHDFEVYALHTDARQEARRPAELPGHVRLVRSAPLWGDFPAGQRRAAEQRRGRGPGRRERRRFAGHFGDLVAAFATTPPGDGPAAAAPAGGGDAPGPPVTSKADRFATGLYGLAELAGEHGQLPALLRSEEAVRILEAACHGPRALPAAHGAQVKDLLAVTDRLELALRPLSLDWYGDRRSPGLGGVDLCHATSAGAAALPGLLAGHFFGTPLLVTEYGVRLREHYLAGAASPLSAPVRALLAAFQGALAAEAYARAALITPGNTHARRWQERCGADRARLRTVYPGMDAGPFGAVADAAADDSKTLVWVGAVEPAKDLVALLHAFAGIRRTEPRATLRIIGGPGRDPQAPGYLAHCRALAAQLFPDEAADARTVGENPVSFEEIGSPEVPTLQDAYASGAVVVLSSVVEGFPRSLVEAMFCGRATVSTEVGAVCEVIGGTGLVVPPRNPRALAEACGALLADPDRRARLGAAARARALELFTVEQNVAAFRGIYLELISHAPARPAAGRARDARGLPQPFARPAESHVPGRWAVTGAATRAAAPAGRTPSWAVPEGERPAATPVPAAGCAGAGAGGAAGARGMRQPVRRDDPATGQPRPTRGRGQW; encoded by the coding sequence GTGCGAATTGGACTGCTCACCGAGGGTGGTTATCCGTATGCGTACGGCGAGTCGCACGCATGGTGCGACCGGCTCGTGCGCGGGCTCACCGGCCACGACTTCGAGGTCTACGCCCTGCACACCGACGCCCGCCAGGAGGCGCGGCGCCCGGCCGAACTCCCCGGACACGTACGGCTGGTGCGCAGCGCACCCCTGTGGGGCGACTTCCCCGCCGGGCAGCGCCGGGCCGCCGAGCAGCGCCGGGGCCGCGGCCCCGGACGCCGTGAACGGCGGCGCTTCGCCGGGCACTTCGGCGACCTGGTGGCCGCCTTCGCCACCACGCCCCCCGGTGACGGGCCGGCCGCGGCCGCGCCGGCCGGTGGCGGCGATGCCCCCGGTCCACCCGTGACCAGCAAGGCGGACCGTTTCGCCACCGGTCTCTACGGGCTCGCCGAACTCGCCGGGGAGCACGGCCAACTGCCCGCCCTGCTGCGCTCCGAGGAGGCCGTACGCATCCTGGAGGCCGCCTGCCACGGCCCCCGCGCCCTGCCCGCCGCCCACGGTGCCCAGGTCAAGGACCTGCTGGCGGTCACCGACCGGCTCGAACTCGCGCTGCGGCCGCTGTCCCTGGACTGGTACGGCGACCGGCGGTCACCCGGGCTCGGCGGGGTGGACCTGTGCCATGCCACCTCCGCCGGCGCGGCCGCGCTCCCCGGGCTGCTGGCCGGGCACTTCTTCGGCACCCCGCTGCTGGTCACCGAGTACGGCGTACGCCTTCGCGAGCACTATCTCGCGGGCGCCGCATCGCCGCTGAGCGCCCCGGTGCGCGCGCTGCTCGCCGCCTTCCAGGGCGCCCTGGCCGCCGAGGCCTACGCCCGCGCCGCGCTGATCACCCCCGGCAACACCCATGCCCGGCGCTGGCAGGAGCGCTGCGGCGCCGACCGGGCCCGGCTGCGCACGGTCTATCCGGGTATGGACGCCGGGCCCTTCGGCGCCGTCGCGGACGCCGCGGCCGACGACTCCAAGACGCTGGTGTGGGTCGGTGCCGTCGAGCCCGCCAAGGACCTCGTCGCGCTGCTGCACGCCTTCGCCGGGATCCGCCGGACCGAGCCGCGGGCCACCCTGCGGATCATCGGCGGGCCCGGCCGCGACCCGCAGGCGCCCGGATACCTCGCGCACTGCCGGGCGCTGGCCGCCCAGCTCTTCCCCGACGAGGCGGCCGACGCCCGCACCGTCGGCGAGAACCCCGTCAGCTTCGAGGAGATCGGCAGCCCCGAGGTGCCGACCCTCCAGGACGCCTACGCCTCCGGTGCCGTGGTGGTGCTCTCCAGTGTCGTCGAGGGCTTTCCGCGCTCCCTGGTGGAGGCGATGTTCTGCGGCCGCGCCACGGTGTCGACGGAGGTCGGCGCGGTCTGCGAAGTCATCGGCGGCACCGGGCTGGTGGTGCCGCCGCGTAACCCCCGGGCCCTTGCGGAGGCCTGCGGGGCGCTGCTCGCCGACCCGGACCGCAGGGCCAGGCTGGGCGCGGCGGCCCGGGCCCGGGCGCTGGAACTGTTCACCGTCGAGCAGAATGTCGCGGCATTTCGTGGCATCTATCTGGAGCTGATCTCGCACGCCCCGGCCCGCCCGGCCGCCGGGCGCGCCCGGGACGCCCGCGGCCTCCCGCAGCCCTTCGCCCGCCCCGCCGAGTCCCATGTTCCGGGCCGCTGGGCGGTGACCGGCGCCGCCACGCGTGCGGCCGCACCGGCCGGCCGCACGCCGAGCTGGGCGGTGCCCGAGGGGGAGCGCCCCGCCGCGACGCCGGTGCCGGCCGCCGGCTGCGCCGGGGCCGGGGCAGGGGGAGCGGCCGGTGCCCGAGGAATGAGACAGCCGGTGAGACGGGACGACCCCGCGACCGGACAGCCCCGGCCGACGCGAGGGAGAGGGCAATGGTGA
- a CDS encoding DUF3152 domain-containing protein: protein MGRHSRRGRPETTVDSAPTAGPPGKSPTGGDSSVPGPGRRRRESLQGDPVRGGHPEQHEPGGGWGALPGAAPSSPVSGQGTPRIPRPRTERPGGPSLTAPGGGPGPRRDYVEAFDARSFPGAEGAVEDPDDDVFLAGAPRPAGPTAGGYGSGPGGMPAGGRFTGRSVVFERGMADEADEPDEAGADGSGPHGPHDGEPGGAEDPEESRHGTRKGGKSRTFTGAAAAAVTTVLAVVIAGQVAQQHKADAGPQPRSGPDRGDDTGDTGDQASRSHARATQDAKHEGYDAQMAKVFPLAEDLTAAGKFTPVPGAAKAPGHGKLLRYRVDIEEGLPLDGKLFAQAVHRTLNDDRSWSHGGKMTFERVSSGHADFVITLASPGTTSAWCAKSGLDTREENVSCDSAATDRVMINAYRWAQGSTTYGRDKMLTYRQMLINHEVGHRLGHNHEPCPRQGALAPVMMQQTKFLTTDGVTCRPNPWPFPTQR from the coding sequence GTGGGACGTCATAGCCGCCGAGGCCGGCCCGAGACCACTGTGGACAGCGCACCGACGGCCGGTCCGCCCGGCAAGAGCCCCACGGGGGGCGATTCCTCCGTGCCCGGCCCCGGGCGCCGCAGGCGCGAGTCGCTCCAGGGCGACCCGGTGCGCGGCGGCCATCCCGAACAGCACGAACCGGGCGGCGGCTGGGGCGCGCTCCCCGGCGCGGCGCCGTCCTCGCCGGTGTCCGGGCAGGGCACGCCGAGGATTCCCCGGCCGCGCACGGAGCGGCCCGGCGGGCCGTCGCTCACCGCACCGGGCGGCGGCCCGGGGCCGCGGCGCGACTATGTGGAGGCCTTCGATGCCCGGTCCTTCCCGGGCGCCGAGGGCGCCGTGGAGGACCCGGACGACGATGTGTTCCTGGCCGGTGCGCCCCGCCCGGCGGGCCCGACGGCCGGCGGGTACGGCTCCGGCCCGGGCGGGATGCCCGCCGGCGGCCGGTTCACCGGGCGCTCGGTGGTCTTCGAGCGGGGGATGGCCGACGAGGCGGACGAGCCGGATGAGGCCGGCGCGGACGGCTCCGGCCCGCACGGTCCCCACGACGGGGAGCCGGGCGGCGCCGAGGACCCGGAGGAGTCCCGGCACGGTACCCGCAAGGGCGGCAAGAGCCGGACCTTCACCGGCGCGGCGGCCGCGGCGGTGACCACCGTGCTCGCCGTGGTCATCGCGGGGCAGGTCGCCCAGCAGCACAAGGCCGACGCCGGCCCGCAGCCGCGCAGCGGGCCCGACCGCGGCGACGACACCGGAGACACCGGAGACCAGGCCTCCCGGTCCCACGCCCGCGCCACCCAGGACGCCAAGCACGAGGGTTACGACGCGCAGATGGCGAAGGTCTTCCCGCTGGCCGAGGATCTGACGGCCGCCGGGAAGTTCACCCCGGTCCCCGGCGCCGCCAAGGCCCCCGGGCACGGCAAGCTGCTGCGTTATCGCGTGGACATCGAGGAGGGGCTGCCGCTGGACGGCAAGCTCTTCGCCCAAGCGGTGCACAGGACCCTCAACGACGACCGGAGCTGGTCCCACGGCGGGAAGATGACCTTCGAGCGGGTGTCCTCCGGCCACGCCGACTTCGTGATCACGCTGGCGAGCCCGGGGACCACCTCGGCATGGTGCGCCAAGTCCGGTCTCGACACCCGCGAGGAGAACGTCTCCTGCGACTCGGCGGCGACCGACCGCGTCATGATCAACGCCTATCGGTGGGCACAGGGCTCCACGACCTACGGCCGCGACAAGATGCTGACCTACCGTCAGATGCTCATCAATCACGAGGTCGGCCACCGCCTCGGACACAATCACGAGCCCTGCCCCCGGCAGGGCGCCCTGGCCCCGGTGATGATGCAGCAGACCAAGTTCCTGACGACGGACGGGGTGACCTGCCGCCCCAACCCCTGGCCGTTCCCCACTCAACGGTGA
- a CDS encoding TetR/AcrR family transcriptional regulator: protein MSAIEQTEAARPRGTRLPRRARRNQLLGAAQEVFVAQGYHAAAMDDIAERAGVSKPVLYQHFPGKLDLYLALLDQHCESLLHSVRSALASTTDNKQRVAATMDAYFAYVEDPGGAFRLVFESDLTNEPAVRERVDKVSLECAEAISAVIAEDTGLSRDESMLLAVGLGGVSQVVARYWLSSESQVPRDTAVQLLTSLAWKGIAGFPLHGSDAH from the coding sequence GTGAGCGCCATCGAGCAGACCGAGGCGGCGCGCCCGCGGGGCACACGCCTGCCACGTCGAGCCCGGCGCAACCAGCTTCTGGGCGCCGCCCAGGAAGTTTTCGTCGCGCAGGGCTACCACGCGGCCGCGATGGATGACATCGCCGAGCGGGCGGGCGTCAGCAAGCCCGTCCTCTACCAGCACTTCCCGGGCAAGCTCGACCTCTACCTCGCCCTGCTCGACCAGCACTGCGAGTCGCTGCTGCACTCGGTGCGTTCGGCGCTGGCGTCGACGACCGACAACAAGCAGCGGGTCGCGGCGACGATGGACGCCTACTTCGCCTACGTGGAGGACCCGGGCGGCGCCTTCCGGCTGGTGTTCGAGTCGGACCTCACCAACGAGCCGGCGGTCCGCGAGCGGGTGGACAAGGTGTCCCTGGAGTGCGCCGAGGCCATAAGCGCGGTGATCGCCGAGGACACCGGCCTGTCGCGGGACGAGTCGATGCTGCTCGCCGTGGGCCTGGGCGGGGTCTCGCAGGTGGTGGCGCGCTACTGGCTGTCGTCGGAGAGCCAGGTTCCGCGCGACACCGCGGTGCAGCTGTTGACGTCGCTCGCCTGGAAGGGCATCGCCGGCTTCCCGCTGCACGGCAGCGACGCGCACTGA
- a CDS encoding lysylphosphatidylglycerol synthase domain-containing protein: protein MTADEHGEFHVDRVSGDEPLLPARVHRPSDLLRLLLGMAGIALVLGLTTFAQGTTQGLENDIGSGAKAAPQLLITLAGLTSSVAVLIVPVAFAVERLIKRDGLRIADGVLAAVLAHGVSLATDLWVAEAAPASIRDALTQTLDNGALTAPVHSYLAPVIAYMTAVGMYRRPRWRVVMWCVLLLDAFAVLVGRYTTPFAIITTVLIGWTVAYGTLYAVGSPNVRPTGQNLLAGLRRVGFRPVSALRAEDIGPDHPEHTDRGRRYLVTLEDGPPIDVTVVDREQQAQGFFYRVWRRLSLRGINQRRSLQSLRQALEQEALLAYAAIAAGANAPKLIATSELGPDAVMLVYEHIDGRSFDALADEEITDTLMHSAWRQVEALQSRRIAHRRLVGDALLVDRSGNIVLTELRGGEIAAGDLVLRMDIAQLLATCGLRVGAERAVAAAVEVLGPDAVADSLPLLQPIALSRTTRATLRHLARERSQRERDAVLAASQAVKEAREAREAESAKDRKTLRAERHAEKNAEKRALDEASEEAREEDLLAQIRRQVLLIRPTAVVQPAKLERLSPRILISWIAGAFAVYLLLTQLTHVNLGDVVSKAGWVWVLVAMFFSALTYIAAAMSLLGFVTERVSFVRTVIAQIAGNFVKLVAPAAIGGVALNTRFLQRAGVRPGLAVASVGASQLFGLGSHILLLLVFGYVTGTQEQAPSITPSRTVIAGLLTVAVLVLVVTAVPALRKFVSRRVRSLFAGVVPRMLDILQRPGKLVTGIGGMLLLTAANVMCLDASIRAFGGGDKITYAGIAVAFLAGNALGSAAPTPGGVGAVEGALITGLTLAGLPAGTALPAVLLFRLLVFWLPVLPGWLAFNYLTRKGEI, encoded by the coding sequence CTGACCGCGGACGAGCACGGCGAATTCCACGTCGACCGGGTCTCCGGTGACGAGCCGCTGCTGCCCGCCCGGGTGCACCGGCCCTCCGACCTGCTGCGGCTGCTGCTCGGCATGGCCGGGATCGCGCTCGTCCTCGGGCTCACCACGTTCGCGCAGGGCACCACCCAGGGCCTGGAGAACGACATCGGCAGCGGCGCGAAGGCCGCGCCCCAGCTGCTGATCACCCTGGCGGGGCTGACGTCCAGCGTCGCGGTGCTGATCGTGCCGGTGGCGTTCGCCGTCGAGCGGCTGATCAAGCGGGACGGGCTGCGGATCGCGGACGGGGTGCTCGCCGCCGTCCTCGCCCACGGGGTGTCGCTGGCCACCGACCTGTGGGTGGCCGAGGCCGCCCCCGCCTCCATCCGGGACGCGCTGACCCAGACCCTGGACAACGGGGCGCTGACCGCTCCGGTGCACAGCTATCTGGCGCCCGTGATCGCCTATATGACGGCGGTGGGCATGTACCGGCGGCCCCGCTGGCGGGTCGTGATGTGGTGCGTGCTGCTGCTGGACGCGTTCGCGGTGCTGGTCGGGCGGTACACCACCCCGTTCGCGATCATCACGACGGTGCTGATCGGCTGGACCGTCGCCTACGGCACCCTCTACGCCGTCGGCTCGCCCAATGTCCGGCCCACCGGCCAGAACCTCCTCGCGGGGCTGCGCCGGGTCGGTTTCCGCCCGGTCTCCGCACTGCGGGCGGAGGACATCGGCCCGGACCACCCCGAGCACACCGACCGCGGCCGCCGCTATCTGGTGACGCTGGAGGACGGCCCGCCGATCGATGTCACCGTCGTCGACCGCGAGCAGCAGGCGCAGGGCTTCTTCTACCGGGTGTGGCGCCGGCTGTCGCTGCGCGGCATCAATCAGCGGCGCAGCCTGCAGTCGCTGCGCCAGGCGCTGGAGCAGGAGGCGCTGCTGGCGTACGCGGCCATCGCGGCCGGCGCGAACGCCCCGAAGCTGATCGCGACCTCGGAACTCGGCCCGGACGCGGTGATGCTGGTCTACGAGCACATCGACGGCCGCAGCTTCGACGCGCTGGCCGACGAGGAGATCACCGACACGCTGATGCACAGCGCCTGGCGGCAGGTCGAGGCGCTGCAGTCGCGGCGGATCGCGCACCGGCGGCTGGTCGGTGACGCGTTGCTGGTGGATCGTTCCGGCAATATCGTCCTGACCGAGCTGCGCGGCGGCGAGATCGCGGCCGGTGACCTCGTGCTGCGGATGGACATCGCCCAGCTGCTGGCCACCTGCGGACTGCGGGTCGGGGCCGAGCGGGCGGTGGCCGCGGCCGTCGAGGTGCTCGGCCCGGACGCGGTCGCCGACAGCCTGCCGCTGCTGCAGCCGATCGCGCTCAGCCGCACCACCCGTGCCACGCTGCGCCATCTGGCCCGTGAGCGCTCCCAGCGGGAGCGCGACGCGGTGCTGGCCGCGTCGCAGGCCGTCAAGGAGGCGCGCGAGGCGCGGGAGGCGGAGAGCGCCAAGGACCGCAAGACGCTGCGGGCCGAGCGGCATGCGGAGAAGAACGCCGAGAAGCGCGCCCTGGACGAGGCCTCGGAGGAGGCCCGTGAGGAGGACCTGCTCGCGCAGATCCGCCGGCAGGTGCTCCTGATCCGCCCGACGGCGGTGGTCCAGCCCGCCAAGCTGGAGCGGCTCAGCCCGCGCATCCTGATCAGCTGGATCGCCGGCGCCTTCGCGGTGTATCTGCTATTGACCCAGCTCACCCACGTCAACCTGGGCGATGTGGTCAGCAAGGCCGGGTGGGTATGGGTCCTGGTAGCGATGTTCTTCTCGGCGCTGACGTACATCGCGGCGGCGATGAGCCTGCTGGGGTTCGTCACGGAGCGGGTGTCGTTCGTCCGGACGGTCATCGCGCAGATCGCGGGCAACTTCGTGAAGCTGGTGGCGCCCGCGGCGATCGGCGGGGTGGCGCTCAACACCCGCTTCCTGCAGCGCGCCGGGGTCCGGCCCGGTCTGGCGGTGGCGAGTGTCGGCGCGTCCCAGCTGTTCGGTCTGGGCAGTCACATCCTGCTGCTGCTGGTCTTCGGTTATGTGACCGGCACCCAGGAGCAGGCCCCCTCGATCACGCCGTCCCGTACGGTCATCGCCGGGCTGCTGACCGTGGCCGTCCTGGTCCTGGTCGTCACGGCGGTGCCGGCGCTGCGCAAGTTCGTCTCCCGGCGGGTGCGGTCGCTGTTCGCGGGAGTGGTGCCGCGGATGCTGGACATCCTGCAGCGGCCCGGGAAGCTGGTCACCGGCATCGGCGGGATGCTGCTGCTGACGGCGGCGAACGTGATGTGCCTGGACGCCTCGATCCGGGCCTTCGGCGGCGGCGACAAGATCACCTACGCGGGTATCGCGGTCGCCTTCCTCGCCGGTAACGCGCTGGGCTCGGCCGCGCCGACGCCCGGCGGGGTGGGCGCCGTCGAAGGTGCGCTGATCACCGGGCTGACCCTGGCCGGGCTCCCCGCCGGCACGGCGCTGCCGGCGGTGCTGCTGTTCCGGCTGCTGGTCTTCTGGCTGCCGGTGCTGCCGGGCTGGCTGGCGTTCAACTATCTGACGCGCAAGGGCGAGATCTGA
- a CDS encoding spherulation-specific family 4 protein, translating to MSHLTTSAGGTRAPTGALGAGIGVPGFAHPLLAPTEWAELLRCAGGFLSPPEPGSGGPVVGVGAVHWAVLNVSNGPGARPDPHCLPAAARVRETGVRILGHLDLGRGTRPFGELLTDARRYLEWYRADGFWLDRCPTDRTQLPATRRLATTLRALSGGHLVFGHGTHPYPGYAESADQLVTFAGSWDDYRWSQVAEWTADYPPERFCHLVHGVPGSHLDEALRIARWQGAGTVYLTDRRAAGAAGGAGDAWASLPGYWDDFVSRIGTGVSE from the coding sequence ATGTCGCATCTGACCACCTCCGCGGGCGGCACCCGCGCCCCGACCGGGGCCCTCGGGGCCGGCATCGGCGTACCGGGCTTCGCCCATCCGCTGCTGGCCCCCACCGAGTGGGCCGAACTCCTGCGCTGCGCGGGCGGTTTCCTGTCGCCTCCGGAGCCGGGCAGCGGCGGCCCGGTGGTGGGGGTGGGCGCCGTGCACTGGGCGGTGCTCAATGTGTCCAACGGGCCCGGCGCCCGCCCCGATCCGCACTGTCTGCCGGCCGCGGCCCGGGTGCGCGAGACGGGCGTGCGGATACTGGGCCACCTCGATCTGGGGCGCGGTACGCGTCCCTTCGGGGAGCTGCTCACCGATGCCCGCCGCTATCTGGAGTGGTACCGGGCCGACGGCTTCTGGCTGGACCGCTGCCCCACCGACCGGACCCAGCTGCCCGCGACCCGGCGCCTGGCCACCACCTTGCGCGCGCTGAGCGGTGGCCACCTCGTCTTCGGGCACGGCACCCACCCCTACCCCGGCTATGCCGAATCCGCCGACCAGCTCGTCACCTTCGCCGGCTCCTGGGACGACTACCGCTGGTCCCAGGTGGCCGAGTGGACCGCCGACTACCCTCCGGAGCGGTTCTGTCACCTCGTCCACGGGGTGCCCGGCAGCCATCTCGACGAGGCGCTGCGGATCGCCCGCTGGCAGGGGGCGGGCACCGTGTACCTCACCGACCGCCGGGCCGCCGGGGCGGCGGGCGGTGCCGGGGACGCCTGGGCGTCACTGCCCGGCTACTGGGACGATTTCGTCTCGCGCATCGGAACGGGTGTCTCGGAATGA